A genomic stretch from Canis lupus baileyi chromosome 3, mCanLup2.hap1, whole genome shotgun sequence includes:
- the LOC140625386 gene encoding olfactory receptor 10G9-like, translating to MTNRSLVTTFILIGLPHAPALDIPLFTIFLVIYVLTVMVNLLILLVIMVDSHLHTPMYYFLTNLSFIDMWFSTVTVPKMLMTLGSPGGRMISFHSCMAQLYCFHFLGSTECFLYTVMSYDRYLAISHPLRYASMMRGRMCALLATGTWLSGSLHSAVQTTLTFRLPYCGPSQIQHYFCDAPPILRLACADTSVNEIVIFVNIGVVASGCFLLIVLSYVSIVYSILKIRTSEGRHRAFQTCASHCIVVLCFFVPCVFIYLRPGSRDAVDGVVAVFYTVLTPLLNPVVYTLRNKEVKKALLKLKDKITQSQSK from the coding sequence ATGACAAACAGGAGCCTCGTAACAACATTCATCCTCATAGGCCTTCCCCATGCACCAGCCCTGGACATCCCCCTCTTCACAATCTTCTTAGTGATTTATGTACTCACCGTGATGGTGAACCTCCTCATCCTGCTGGTGATCATGGTAGATTCtcacctccacacccccatgtactaCTTCCTGACCAACCTGTCCTTCATTGACATGTGGTTCTCCACAGTCACTGTGCCCAAAATGCTGATGACCTTGGGGTCTCCAGGAGGCAGAATGATCTCCTTTCACAGCTGCATGGCCCAGCTCTACTGCTTCCACTTCCTGGGCAGCACCGAGTGTTTCCTCTACACAGTCATGTCCTATGACCGCTACCTGGCCATCAGTCACCCACTCAGGTACGCCAGCATGATGAGGGGGAGAATGTGTGCCCTCCTGGCCACCGGCACGTGGCTCAGTGGCTCTCTGCACTCTGCTGTCCAGACCACGCTGACGTTCCGTTTGCCCTACTGTGGGCCCAGCCAGATCCAGCATTACTTCTGTGATGCCCCTCCCATCCTCAGGCTGGCCTGTGCAGACACCTCCGTGAATGAGATAGTGATCTTTGTCAACATTGGGGTGGTGGCCTCGGGCTGCTTCCTCCTCATAGTGTTGTCCTATGTGTCCATTGTCTATTCCATCCTGAAGATCCGCACCTCAGAGGGGAGGCACAGAGCCTTTCAGACCTGTGCCTCCCACTGCATTGTggtcctttgtttctttgttccctGTGTTTTCATCTACCTGAGGCCAGGCTCCAGGGATGCTGTGGATGGGGTCGTGGCAGTCTTCTACACGGTGCTGACACCCCTTCTAAACCCTGTGGTGTATACCCTGAGGAACAAGGAAGTGAAGAAAGCTCTGTTGAAGCTTAAAGACAAAATAACACAGTCTCAGAGCAAATAA